A window of Rhizoctonia solani chromosome 5, complete sequence genomic DNA:
ACAAACCATAGATTTCAGCAAACTCATCGCCATAAAACAAATGGCCGAAAAAGGTACCATTTATAGGAATCTGCTGTGCTAATGCACTTTGGGGGATAAATATAAGTTCAAATAGTGTCATATTCCATGAGATGGAATATATATGCGCCACTCTAAGCCTATGCGCCGTTAGTTTTCCCTCTTCCGCCGACACAAACACCTCCGGTTAGCAACAGCGAAGTCCCAGGTCAAACTTGAGTTGCCACCCACCACGAGTCGACTGCCATGTAATGTCGTTGATGAACAGGTCGAGCGTAGAATCAAAGGGGTCCTTGAATGTCCAGTAAGTTCTAATCGCATTTTTCCAGCGCATACATAGGGTGTGGTGCTTTGAACATATACATGCACAGCTTTATCCATAGAGAATATCGGGATACTCAAAGGACCTGCCTCCTTGTGGGTTGCAGGTAAGTATATGCACCGTCAACCAATCATATCGACTTTGGGATCAGATAATTTCGACTTTAAGTTGAGCAAACCTCGGGTTGTGACACAACTGCCTTCTGTGAGTGGAGTAAAAAGTTACAGAATTGACCTATTCATACAGTACACTCATGCATTAGGCGTCCGATACTTGCACGAGGATATCTCAGTAGGAACGCAGAACACAAGTGACGGGAGACAAGCCTACAGTAGCATAGAACCCCTTATGGATGGTGGCAGAGGACCCGTTAATAGACCGCACGACCATGTGACGATACTGTCGTGCAATGCACTTAACACTCGCCACCATCCGGTCTCATATTGTAATCTCGTCATAGAGGTGGGAAGAGTCTTATACTATGAGGTAGCCGTAGACATTGATGTACAGGACCTCTTCTAGATCCCTCCAAGTATGCCTCTAACACGTTTCGGGATTCCTAACAGCCCGCCAGCACCATGCCCCCCAAACCTTATTTAGACCTGTCTATTTGGTTGAAAGCCATGCAAACCATTTATATATTCTAAAACGGAAGATACCCAACACTCGGCCTCCTTGACAAGAAAAATAATCCACAAATTATGCACAAAGTCTCGTTCGCGATCATGGCGCAGGTTGTGCCTGTTCTCGTTCAGCAGCTTCTGCAcgagccatatgctccatcAACGCAGTAGCCTGTTCCGGCGTCAGAGACGTCGTCGCGGCCTGATAGACCGGTGCATTAGCCGTTTGCAGGGCTAATTTGGTCGTCAATTGATGTAGTGTACAAAACAACGAGTGAAGCGTACCTGTCAGTGCGTACTTGaaagctatataagggtcgACATCGTTGAGGGGCTCTCAAACCCGAgttcctcctcgacgtcatcatcgtcatcatcagattcttcgtcctcgtcacTATCTTCGTCCTTGGCCAACTTGGCTCGAAGTCTTTCGCTCTGGAGCAGAAAATTAGAAAAGAAAATCCCCCGAGTGGCTTCAGATGCTCATTGGTCATTACCTCTTCAGTCAGCCTCTCCAAGTATGCATTCTCCTCGTCCTGTACGTCTTCATctagaaaaaaaaaaagaaaagttCAATTATCATTCTGGCCAAAGATAGACTTAAAGTACCATCATCAGCCATATTGAGATGCGTCTCATCGTCAAGTTCATATTCCTCATCGTTGAAATCTTCCTCGAGCTTCTGTCGATCTTGAACCAAAATCAACAAAATTCGGCCAAAAGGCACAACCTCCCCCAAGTTACTCACTCTCAACGGCCTTGGGGTACTCTTCCAAAAGCTGCAAGATCCACCAACGATCCCACCCATCCGTCCTGCAAATCCGCCGGAACACGCTCCCCTTCCAGCTTGAGAGCTCACAGAATGCGAGAAGACTCAGTTTCTTGTCGTGTACCTTGCGAGGGAGCCGTTTCGGAGTGCAACGAACCATCGGTCAAATACCGGTCGTGCCGACGTGCCGAGGGCGTGAAGAGCGAGGGCGGGGCTGCAGAGGAGGGCACTGACGAATACGTTGAGGAGGTGAAGTTTGAGTATTTTAGTCTTGGCTGATACACCCTTGTTGAGTGCATGGGTGATGACTTGGGCAATGATCTAGTGGTGGGCAAATGAGAGGTAATCATTGATTCTTGATATGTACGTACTCCATCCAGTTGCCCCGGAAGACTGAGCATCAAACCCTCAATCAACTTGCACCCAATAATCGTCTTGTTCGCCAAGATGATCGCTGGTCAAGGATGTAACGTAGATATCGAGGACCATCTCCCTGTAATCGAGTCGCTGGCAAAAACTTCCTTTCCGAAACAGATAAAATTATCCAGCGAAGGTAGCATTTCTACGATTAGAAGCGGATTAGCAAATTGAATTAACTATCAAGATTAGACTTGCCTTCAAGATAGTCCACCGAGGGGCCCTTGAACGACTTGTACATTGCTTCGAATACCGTCCAAAGCGTAGGTGGAATCTGACGCAAACTAAAAGTGAGGGTATCCATAATATCAAACACAGATTCGAAAAAGTCTACCGCACTCTGGATTAGACACTGTAGCGCATTTAGCATTAATAGACATAAAAAAACGTACCAAGAGCCTGATGCTCGAGAGTCGCCAAAACCATGGGCGCCAGGATGGCCTGAAGTTCAATGAGGATTTCTTTAGATCCTTCCATGGCTGTCACAATCTAGCAAATACTGAATTGTTGAGCCGGTTCGATTGGGGACCAGAACATACTGTCTGAATCGTTCTCGCATTTCCCATCGCCGCAAATTTTTTATCCGCATTCTCATCCCAATCTTCAGCCGTCTCTTCCTTGCTCAATGTTTCAGTCAAAAGGCGCATATATGAGTCAATCTAAAAGCGCGAGCTAAGCATCCGTGGCAATAAATGTCGGATAAATAACACACCAGCCTCGTGGTCAACTGGACCGCAATCGGGACCAAGTCTTCCGAAAACTGCTCGACAAAAGTTTGCATAGCGGTAGTGAGAACGTCCAAATCAGTTTCGTCGGCAATCTTCAATAAGCCTGATATGCAGGTGGTCAGTCTTGCCAACTCGAAACTCAGAAATGAGATTGCACACCCTGCATGACTTTTCCGATCATTGGTTTCAGTGCTTGTTGAACCGGCGGTCGTTGAATGAGTTCTGTGAGTGCAAGTGCCGCGTGGAGACGAACTGGGAGCTCGGGATCATCAAACGCATGAACCACCTGGGTCGACAGTTGTTCCAAGTTCTGCGTCTCATCCCGTCAACTCCAACTCCCCCATTTTCACAACAGACCAACTCACTGTTTCCTCAGTAAACTCGAACCGATGCCTCATAAGCGCCGTAACGAGCTCACAGGCCTGGTCGCTCGTCAGTTTACTATTCAAACGGAGGAGATGAAAAGTACGCACAACTGCTCGTAAATACGCGTGGTCGCTTCTAAACTCGGGTAAAACGTGAGACACAACGTAGCTCTCCATCACGCCCTTTGCGTCGGGATGTTCCAATATCACTCCGGCGAGACAGGCAGTCATACGGTGTGCACCGAACCGACTTTGGGGAGTCGAAGCTGGGCTGGATTTGTAGAAATCAGGTCAATAATCGATTGGAAGGACAAGAGGCAAGGGGGATAACACCCGAGATTTGTAGGAGTCATGAGGATGAAGTGAAAGGTATTGTAGGAGATAGAAAAGGTCGCAAGCACGTACTTTCCAAGAATGCTCTGAATAAAGTTCAACATTGGACCAAAAGACGCTTTCGTCCGTGTTGTAGCGAGGCTTTGAATAAAGACCGTGGACATGCCAAATGGTGTGCCATAGTCTTCAAACTCGGCTAAAGTCCAGTATTTAATCGCCCAGTTAGGGAGAGGTCTCGGGAATGAAGCGCAAGGACTAACCAATATCGAACCTCACATACTCGACCGGGTCCGCGGCCCAAGCTTCGGCCTTGTCATCGGTGAACACCAGCAAAGGAAAGACGAAACTGGACACCAGTCCCTGAATATGGGGCTTGAGCACCTGCCATGTTGTTTTCGCCTTGGCACTTTTAGCCAACTATATTTAGCATGCTTGCCATGGAATAAATAATAATAAGACTTACGATTGCTGAAGGAATTGAATGATGAGGTACGTAACGCGCTTACTTAACCAAGTCCCGCCCGACACGTTCAACTCGACTTGATGGAGATAGGTGTTGAGAATCTCAGGGGCGAAGGAGGTGGCAAAATGTTGTGCGAATTTCGAGTATTGCTTTTGGAGTGCTTTGACAAGATCAGAGGGACTTCCGTATCTGTTGACATGAATTAGTCTTGAGGGGCGAGTAGGAGCACGGGCGACGTACCTCATGAATAATCGATTAAGTGTGGCGTATGCCCACTTTTTCGCTTTCCACCACGGACACTTTTCCCTCTCGTCCAGGCTTTCTGGGATTTGATCCGCGGGCGGTTGAACATTAATGACGGCAAAGAATAGTCTTCCCCACGGGACAAGGGACGAGGATGCTTGCTGGTGTTCTGATAATCGCTGTTGGATCGAGTTCTAAACTACCGGTGAGTACAAGATGAGTAGGAATGATATGAACGGACGAACCCGGTACGTCTTGAGTATCAAATGTAAGAAATCAGCCGACTCGGGTGCACCCGGATTGGCGGCTGCTTTGGACCCAAGAGAGACAAGGAGAGGAAAGGTCTTTTCCACGATTTGAGGGAGAATTTTGGTAGATTCATCCGGTCGGTACCTTATCCGATTATTAGGATCCCCATTCGCGATCGAATATTCAAATCAACGCACCGATACGTCTTGAATATCTCCAAGAGGGCTGTCATACCGCCAAATACACTCTCTGACCTGTCGCTCtgcaaaagctgaacaacattttccatgaatccTGGCCATCTTTCGGGAAAGTCGTGGGATACGAGAGTCTTGAGGATAGCGGCCAATTGAATTCGTATGGCGCGGTTAGGGGAGGCGACAATAAGGGGCAGAATGTGTTGTTTGATGACTTGTTTGTCTGCATCGGGGACAGGAGGGGCGGGGAGCTGCTGTTGGACCGGTACATTCGATGATTTATATCCTCGCGCCACGGCGTTCTTGAGAAAGACGACAGCAGCTTGGCGCACGGACCTTTCGAGGGGGTGAGCAGCGCAGCCAACATACAAATAGGGGCACTTACAAATCAACACCGTTTGTTCCCACGATCTGCACGACCGCACTCAGCATGCCTGCTTGCCCCACAGCCTGCTATACCATGAGCGCGCGAAGGACCACAAGACAAGCGCCGCACCTTGCGTAACTCCAACTCGGCTGCGATTCGCACATTCGGATCCGCATTAAACGTCGTCGCAAACAGTGTAGACACGTGCTGGGGATCCATCCTATATCATCCTCATGTTAGTGGATTTAATATCCCTCGAATTAATACTCACTCGGGTTCACGGTGATGGACGCGTCTCAAACAAAAATTTGACGGATATGAGGTCACGTGGCTTGGGCTAATTTGCTTCTTTAGGTGTTTGTTTCTTCCGTTACGGAAATAACCCCAACCACGGGTCTCATTTGTGTTTGATCGACGGTATTATGAAATATATGCTCCCCATATAAATACTGGCCAACAGTTCAATCCTCATTCGAAACTCGTTTAGAATAGGGAGTATTTTTTCTGACTTTCTTCGTCCGGGGCATTTACTACGTTGTCCTGTTGTAACGCAGTCAGTTCAATGTTGACCCTCAGGTATATTGTACTCTATTCCTCCGGTGATTCTATAACTTGGGCGAGGCCAAACTCCCGGCTATCAACAACCTAGTCAGCTTGAGGCAACTTGCAAAATTCAAGTCGTGAGATTATAGATTGACATCAGCTTCGTCCTATCCGGACTGAGCGCGGCGTAATATTAATATACTACGAACAGAAAGCCATAAGATCTGTAATTGCAATGTATCAATGCTCAATCTACGAGATTTATCACAAAGGCTGAAAGATCCACGTGACCTTGCCTAGATTCGCTACCCCAGCAATTAACCCCCGTTGTCTTCCACCACACCCTTAAACTTGCCTGTTGATCCTCGCTCATTTCAGGCATTAGGACTGATTATTGTTATCAAGGCCACTTCCGCGTTCACTCCGGTTCATTAACCATGGTTATTTGCGAAACGATATTTAATGAAATTCGAGTTCGAGGCGACCAATCGCAACATACATTTTTCGACCTATAGCCGCTAACTGAGATAAAGACCCAGCACCGAGCAAATAACAAGACAGTCAAAGAGGCTCAAAGTTTTCAGTGGAGAAATAATCAAGTGATATATGCCTTGACCTCTCGGGCTCTTCTAAATGATGATTTCCCTGACTTGAATGGAGCGTGGGTCGgtgctcggcgcttagccgACCGTGTAGCCGACTACCGTTTCAGGATCTAACGTGATTAGCAACCAACGTTAACACGCAATTCATTCCTGTTCTTTAGCCAATATACTATCTCCGACCACTGTTAACATGCTTGGAACGCGTACAAAGAGAACTGCTGGGCCTTGTGACCATTGCAAGCGACGGAAACGCAAAGTAAGCCATCTTGCCTGCTTTCGTTATGTAAATTAACCCGGATAGTGCGATGCCCGAATGCCAACGTGTGCAGCGTGTGAGCGTTCAAACATCGAGTGTTTGTATACCGCGAATTCGGAACAGCGTCGGTAAGTCTCGCCTCTTGCATTGGAACTATCATTCatgcctttttttttttgccaGCCCGGTGCACAGACAATATGTGGCATCGTTAGAAGCTCGGATCTCTTTATTagaaaaaatcctgaaagACGCAGAAGCAAGTGATACTACCGACTCTTCCGATGCAGGTGTATCACTACCCGACGAGAATGACTTCCAATCTCAGTCTCTCACAGCAACTTCGGGCTCCTCTTTGCCCCCATCACCATCCACAAAGATTGCCCCCGAGTCCCAATTGACATTAATTGACGACCCTGGCGATATCTTGAAATCCACACTCGATCCGACTACACCGTTAAACTCTGAAGAACCGGACCTAGGAATGTCCGGGTACGAGATTATCCTCAGCCTGGAACACGAGCACAAGCTCCTAGCTCAATTCTGGGACTGGCAACGAATGCATCATCCTTATGTTGTACCTGTCCCATTCCTCTCCGCCTACGCTGTCCACTCCGAACTCGCCCCCCGGGGGAGCCAATACCtccgccacctccacctctaCCCAACTCGTCCGCAGGCGCAACTCTCAACGTTCCGAGAGCCTCGACCGTCAAACGTACATCCGATCTCCCACATTTTATCAGTCCCCTACTGCTCTATTCCATGTTCGCAATCGCAGCCCTTTTTTCGGGGGATCCGGGAACAGGCACATTATTCTACCAACATGCGAGAGAGACACTTTTACGAGAAGCTGCCAATCCAAAGGTGGCTACTATTCAGGCGGTGTGTCTTATGACGACTTGGGAGCTTGGACATGCGAGGTCTCCAGCTGCGTGGGCTCTGTTTGGTAAGCGTGGATTTTCCTGATGGTGGCTGTACTTGACTGGCGGCGAGCAGGTGTTGCATTATCACTATGCATTAGACTTGGGCTTAACGTTGACGCCACGCCACTCCTCCAGAGCGGCGAGATCTCCCAACGGTTGTATGAAACCCGGAACTTTGTGTTCTGGGGCACGTTTTACACCGATAGGTTGGATCGTTTTCATTTGTCTGTTTAGTTTGCTCACCTAATCGTGAAGGTTTCTCTCCATATGCATGGGAATGCGACCACTCATAGACTACCAAATAATAAGCACTCCAACTCACTCTTCGCCTACTGGCGAGTCTAAGCTATCTACAACTCAGCCGAGAGAACTAATAGAAGAAATCTATGGGCCGTGGTGGTCCCCTTGTACATCCGGAATGGGAAATGTTCTCGTCCAAGCTATTTGGGATACGTGTGGGGAACTAACCAAGTTGATGGACAGCTTATTTGATAGCGTGTGAGTAGAGATTTAATTGAATTCAAGGCAAACTAATTATTAGAGAGAATAGGTATAATATAGGCGCATCGACCCGTACGCCTCGGGAGATCCTGCAACTCGTTGATCGAAACCACTTGGCCGTTCAAAAGTTTATTGAAGATCTCCCCACATGGCTACGTACAACAGGGGTTATCAAACGCAAAAATAGCGGACTGGTATATCTCCAGTAAGATCATCCTCCCTCGCTTCGGAAAATTAACCAAGTGTCATTCTCAGTTTATTTATCCACTTGACAAACATACTTGTTAACCGCCCCTTTCTTTCGACACACCATTCGATCCAAACACCCTTAACGCGCCAATACCGAACACTTGCGTTTCGAACTGCCCGTGCGTCAGCACTCCAAGTCTCGTCTCTGATCCGACACATCCCCCTCTCCTCGCCATGCGTGACCATACCCTATATCGTCTATTCTGCATGTACAATTCTGCTCCTTACTCCCGAAGACTCAGTTGCAATGGATGGCGTTCGAACAAGCTTGGCATGTCTGGATGGGATGGATGAGACAGGGTACTGGGTAGAAAGTGCTAGGGATGCAGCACGGAGAATTAGAGCACTCGCGGAGAAGTGGGGGGTCGGGCTGGAAACTTCAAGACGGGTTTTAGGCCTATTTGGGGGTAGGAAAGGGGAGAAAGTACACGGGGCTCCACCAAGCGATAGCGCGCCGTCAACCTGTTCAAATACCACGGCTGTACATGCGCTTGTGGGCACTTTGCCTCAAATTCCGGCACCTGGGCCACTCGAGATACCAAGAGATAGCGTATCCCCGAATGGgaacgcatatattccaacTCTTGGTCATAGTGACTTGGGCTTGACAGGATATGAGGACCCATCCGTGCATTTGCTTGAGACTAGGCTTGCTAATACCCTGGACGCAGGGGTCAATCAAGTGTTGAGCGAAGCTCACGATTCCCAAGATTACAGAAACGAAACTGTAGATTTTCTGAACCTACCCACCTATTTGCCTATCGAAAAAATGGCAGATAGTGTGCAGGGTTTGGTATTACCTATCAGTCAGCCACTTGACTCGCATTCGTCCATCCACCATCAAACATTACTTGCTGGTACTGCCGAATCAACCTATCATCGTCATGTACGAATGTTACGACCAACGCTTCCGCACGTAGCATATGCGAATTCTCACGCGGATCCACAACACGACATGCATCTTCCACATTCGCACTGGCACACTATTATCCCAGCTGTCGATTTGAATATTGTGTCACCTCCAGACCCGGGCATGTGCACAGATTTGGGGACGTGTTTCAACTATACTGTCGAGCATACACAGGATCCAGCGTTTATTGACTTGCTGGCAGATCCGTTTATGAATGTCTCAATGGATTGGGTGAGGGATAGTTCATTGACTTCTTCAGGCCACACAGGTGCAGCAGATCAGTTAGTCGGGATGCTCGATGGATACGAATTTGTAGGACAAACCGGATTGGATGTATAATTCTTCTCCAACTTTTTATGAATTAATTTGTGAGTGCTATATCTGTTAGATCAATAGACGTAACTTCGTGTTGTTGGGTTACTATGCTGGAGTGTCTCAGCTGGTGAATATAGCTCTATCTCAGACAACCAGTCAGCTTATAATGGCTGTCCCCTGGCATTTTTTGCGCATATTGAAACCTGATTTGTGTTCTTTCCAATCGACTACATATATGCACCTTCCAACCTTGGACGAAAACACGCCAAAGTTCAGCGAGAAGCAAAAACACAACAAAGCGGCCATACTTTAATGTTTCCACTGGTTTCAACCACTCGAGATTGAACGTATCAACTGATGTCAATAGAAATAAGTGTGTGCCACGTCTTGAAACGATGAAACCAATTTAACAAAACCAGGTCCCAAAAATTATCTCAATACTGGTGGGTATGCAGAATCACTAAAGTACCTAGTCAGTATTAATTG
This region includes:
- a CDS encoding importin beta N-terminal domain — protein: MDPQHVSTLFATTFNADPNVRIAAELELRKAVGQAGMLSAVVQIVGTNGVDLSVRQAAVVFLKNAVARGYKSSNVPVQQQLPAPPVPDADKQVIKQHILPLIVASPNRAIRIQLAAILKTLVSHDFPERWPGFMENVVQLLQSDRSESVFGGMTALLEIFKTYRYRPDESTKILPQIVEKTFPLLVSLGSKAAANPGAPESADFLHLILKTYRNSIQQRLSEHQQASSSLVPWGRLFFAVINVQPPADQIPESLDEREKCPWWKAKKWAYATLNRLFMRYGSPSDLVKALQKQYSKFAQHFATSFAPEILNTYLHQVELNVSGGTWLSKRVTYLIIQFLQQSAKAKTTWQVLKPHIQGLVSSFVFPLLVFTDDKAEAWAADPVEYVRFDIAEFEDYGTPFGMSTVFIQSLATTRTKASFGPMLNFIQSILGNPASTPQSRFGAHRMTACLAGVILEHPDAKGVMESYVVSHVLPEFRSDHAYLRAVACELVTALMRHRFEFTEETNLEQLSTQVVHAFDDPELPVRLHAALALTELIQRPPVQQALKPMIGKVMQGLLKIADETDLDVLTTAMQTFVEQFSEDLVPIAVQLTTRLIDSYMRLLTETLSKEETAEDWDENADKKFAAMGNARTIQTIVTAMEGSKEILIELQAILAPMVLATLEHQALDFFESVFDIMDTLTFSLRQIPPTLWTVFEAMYKSFKGPSVDYLEGKSNLDTIILANKTIIGCKLIEGLMLSLPGQLDGIIAQVITHALNKGVSAKTKILKLHLLNVFVSALLCSPALALHALGTSARPVHDKKLSLLAFCELSSWKGSVFRRICRTDGWDRWWILQLLEEYPKAVENRQKLEEDFNDEEYELDDETHLNMADDDEDVQDEENAYLERLTEESERLRAKLAKDEDSDEDEESDDDDDDYALTALQTANAPVYQAATTSLTPEQATALMEHMARAEAAEREQAQPAP
- a CDS encoding Fungal specific transcription factor domain; its protein translation is MPTCAACERSNIECLYTANSEQRRPVHRQYVASLEARISLLEKILKDAEASDTTDSSDAGVSLPDENDFQSQSLTATSGSSLPPSPSTKIAPESQLTLIDDPGDILKSTLDPTTPLNSEEPDLGMSGYEIILSLEHEHKLLAQFWDWQRMHHPYVVPVPFLSAYAVHSELAPRGSQYLRHLHLYPTPLFSGDPGTGTLFYQHARETLLREAANPKVATIQAVCLMTTWELGHARSPAAWALFGVALSLCIRLGLNVDATPLLQSGEISQRLYETRNFVFWGTFYTDRFLSICMGMRPLIDYQIISTPTHSSPTGESKLSTTQPRELIEEIYGPWWSPCTSGMGNVLVQAIWDTCGELTKLMDSLFDSVYNIGASTRTPREILQLVDRNHLAVQKFIEDLPTWLRTTGVIKRKNSGLVYLHLFIHLTNILVNRPFLSTHHSIQTPLTRQYRTLAFRTARASALQVSSLIRHIPLSSPCVTIPYIVYSACTILLLTPEDSVAMDGVRTSLACLDGMDETGYWVESARDAARRIRALAEKWGVGLETSRRVLGLFGGRKGEKVHGAPPSDSAPSTCSNTTAVHALVGTLPQIPAPGPLEIPRDSVSPNGNAYIPTLGHSDLGLTGYEDPSVHLLETRLANTLDAGVNQVLSEAHDSQDYRNETVDFLNLPTYLPIEKMADSVQGLVLPISQPLDSHSSIHHQTLLAGTAESTYHRHVRMLRPTLPHVAYANSHADPQHDMHLPHSHWHTIIPAVDLNIVSPPDPGMCTDLGTCFNYTVEHTQDPAFIDLLADPFMNVSMDWVRDSSLTSSGHTGAADQLVGMLDGYEFVGQTGLDV